The genomic stretch CCGTAGTGACCAGCGAGTCCTCCTTAGCCATGATGGAGTAAAGCGTATACTCTGGAAGAATCATCTCAACGCCCTTCTTCATCTGCTTGTCCACAGGCAAAGTTTTGCGCAAGTCCACAGCCCTAGGATTGAACTCAAGCTGGGCGCGCTCAATGTCCGTCAAGGGCCTGCCGTTGACCTGCACAATAGGCTCTCCTTCTTCCGCAAACAGATAGGTCTGGTATTTGCTGACGCGGACATGGGACTCAAACTGCGCCTGGAGGAGAACGCGCTGGGCGAGCAAGTATGGGTCGTTGTTGATGAAGTACTCGAAAAGCTCTGGGTTGTTGCGCGAGGCATTGATCTTGACAATAGCCTCGGGGATACGAGCGGCCGGGAGGCGAAGACATGCAATCGGGGGCAGGTCATGGGTGGTGTAGTGGAGCTTGGTGCAGGCTTTGGTGAACGGTTTGATATTCGGGTTAGCGCACATTTCGATGTCAACGACTTCCTCGAGGTCAGTCCATGAGGCAAAGAGCTCCTCAATCAGGTTCTTCTTGATTATGATCTTCTTGAGCATGATGGGTGCCATTGTAGCGAAGTTGGTGGCTAGAGGATGAGACAGTGGAAGGCAGGAAATTTACTTTGTGCGAAATTTTCAAAaagtgaaagtgaaggtGAGTCGCACGGCTGCACTGTTTACGTCGTCTGTGCAAATATTCCAAAGTGACTACGACTACCACACTCATAGCATGGTCTATACGTCAACTTACTCTAAGCCAGCCGCAATCCATTCTCTTCGGGCTTGAACCATTCCTTGAGCAAATCGTCCAAGATGCCCATGGCGCCTTCTTTGGCCTCATGGCTGTTTTTTCCCTGGCACTCAATGTAAAGCTTGATCTTCGGTTCCGTCCCACTTCCTCTGACTGTGAACACGGCCCCATCATCCAGCTCACACGTGATCATCTGACTACTCACATCTACCGGAAGATCTGGTTTGTGGTCCTTGCTCTTTGAGTCATAGCCCAGGGTCAGATCGCGCCAACGGACGATCTTGCGGTTCCCGATGGTGGTAGGGTGCGGGTCGCCCAATGCACGGATCGCAGTGAACACGGCCGTGGTAACGGACGGCGAAGGCGATACAAGGTATGTGTTTGCGTCTTCGAAGTAACCAAGATACTTGTAAAGTTCCTGTAGCTTGGCATACGGAGTAAGACCCTGCTTAGACCATTGTGACGCAGCTATGAGGAAGactgctgctgcgctgatCGAGTCCTTGTCGTGTACCGTCTGAGGAATCATGTAGCCCAAGGCCTCTTCGAAGGCGAACAAGACGTCGTAGCCTTGGCTATCAAGCTGGCGAGCTACGTTGCCTAGCCATTTGAAGCCAGTCAAGGTTTCAGTAAACTTAAACCCTTCCTTCTTCGCTAGAGCTGCAAGCATCCTGGAACTGACTGTGGATGCCAACATCGCAAGCTTCTCTCGCGGCCTATCCTTTGGATAGCGTTCGAAGAGATAAGAGCCGAGAAGCATGCCAAGTTGATTCCCAGTGAAGATGTGCCATTTGTCTCCTACTTTCTCTGCAGCTGCAAGTCGATCTGCGTCAGGGTCGCTAGCGAGGATCAGAGGTATCAACGACTTCTCTGCCGTCTCGATTGCGAGATCGAGCGCCCCCTTTTCTTCAGGGTTGGGGAATTTTACTGTAGGAAAGTCGGGGTCTGGTTGTGCTTGGGCTTCCACGACGGTCATCTGAGAAGCAATTCCGAGTGTCTCTGTGCATCGCTGCATCGCCGGAAGCCCGACACCATGCATGGGAGTATAAACAAACCTAAGCTCTTTGTCCATTTTGACGGTGGCATGCTCAGGCTGCGCTGCGAAGAGGATGGCTTTGTGGTACTTGTCTTGGACAAGACCTAAGCTTCCCTCCACAAGAAGCGATGCGCCGTCTTCCACCACCGATGTATCCCAAGTGACGGGCTTCAGGTTTTCCAGTATGGATTCGGCGATCCCGCTATCGTGCGGGGGAATGATTTGACAACCGTTTGACCAGTACACTTTGTATCCGTTGTCCTTGGCTGGGTTATGGCTTGCAGTGATCATGATACCAGCAACAGCCTCAAGCTCTCGCACACCAAAAGGGACCATGGGTGTATGACTCGGCTCCTCATACCACCACACCTTGATGTCCTTGGCTACGAACGCGGCCGCAGTGAGCATGGCAAACTTCTC from Pyrenophora tritici-repentis strain M4 chromosome 1, whole genome shotgun sequence encodes the following:
- a CDS encoding Phosphomannomutase ({ManB}, Phosphomannomutase), with protein sequence MAKDIKELAKEWLELDEDETTRDEIYKLLVNGDNDELERRLRHRIAFGTAGLRGPMQGGFACMNSLTVIQASQGLAAYLLKTEKNVKRRGVVIGRDARHNSEKFAMLTAAAFVAKDIKVWWYEEPSHTPMVPFGVRELEAVAGIMITASHNPAKDNGYKVYWSNGCQIIPPHDSGIAESILENLKPVTWDTSVVEDGASLLVEGSLGLVQDKYHKAILFAAQPEHATVKMDKELRFVYTPMHGVGLPAMQRCTETLGIASQMTVVEAQAQPDPDFPTVKFPNPEEKGALDLAIETAEKSLIPLILASDPDADRLAAAEKVGDKWHIFTGNQLGMLLGSYLFERYPKDRPREKLAMLASTVSSRMLAALAKKEGFKFTETLTGFKWLGNVARQLDSQGYDVLFAFEEALGYMIPQTVHDKDSISAAAVFLIAASQWSKQGLTPYAKLQELYKYLGYFEDANTYLVSPSPSVTTAVFTAIRALGDPHPTTIGNRKIVRWRDLTLGYDSKSKDHKPDLPVDVSSQMITCELDDGAVFTVRGSGTEPKIKLYIECQGKNSHEAKEGAMGILDDLLKEWFKPEENGLRLA